GCTCGAGCTTGAGGCTGAGGTAGGGGTGCACGCCGCCGGTGGCCCGGTCGCGCTGGTAGTGGTTGGTGCGCAGCGTGGCCTTGATCAGGGTGAGGTAGGAGCGCAGGATCCGGTCGTGGTCCAGGCTGGCCACGTCGTCGAGGGCGGACAGGATCTTCTGCTCGACCTGCGCCTCGCGCCCCTCCTGCTGCTGCTCGGGGTCGAAGCGGGCCTCGAACAGCCGCACCAGCAGCCGGGTGATGTCGACGTTGCCGCGCAGTGCGTCCTCGATGTAGTCCTGCGCGAAGGGGCTGTTGCCCTGGCGCATGTACTTGGCGTACGCGCGGAGCACCGTGGCCTGCCGCCAGGTCAGCCCGGCGCCGAGCACCAGCCCGTTGAAGCCGTCGGTCTCGTTGTAGCCGTCCCACACCGCGCGCAGCGCGTCCTGGAACAGCTCGCGCGCACCGGACGGCAGCGGTCGGCCGTAGCGCAGCCCGAACTCGTAGACCATCGAGGGCCGCTCGAGCCCGTCGAGCTCGTAGGGCCGCTCGTCGACGACCTCCACCCCCATCGATGACAGCATCGGGAGCACCTCGGACAGCGAGAGCGGGTCACCGATGCGGTAGACCTTGAGCCGCACCTCCCCCGGACCGGCGTCCAGGCGCTCGTAGAGGCTGAGGTCCAGACCGCTGCCGTTCGCCGCGTCGGTGCGGATCGCCTCGAGCCGGCCGAGGTCGACCGAGGCGGTGCGCGCCGGGTAGTCCTCCTTGTAGGCCTCCGGGAACGCCTCGGCGTAGCGCCGCCCGAGGATCGTGCCGACCTCCTCGCCGTACTCCGCGACCACGGCCTGCAGGAAGTCGTCGCGCCAGCTGCGGCTGGCGTCGGTCAGGCGCCGCTCGAGCTCGGCGGTGTCGACGTCGACGAGGTCGGCGCCCTTGGACAGGTGCACGACGAAGTGCACGCGCGCGGTCGTCGACTCGTTGATGCGGACGGTGAACTCGGTGGACTCCCCGTGCAGCTGGTCCTGCAGGATCCGCTCGAACCGTTCCCGGACCGCGGTGTTGTAGCGGTCGCGCGGGAGGTAGACCAGCACGCTCACGTAGCGCCCGTAGGTGTCGCGGCGGATGAACATCCGCAGCGCCCGCCGCTCGCGCGCGCTCATCGCGGCCTCGGCCATCGGTGCCAGCTCGTCGACGGGGGTGTGCAGCAGCTCGTCGCGCGGGTAGGTCTCGAGCGTGTCCATCAGCGCCTTGCCGGCGTGGCTGCGCGGGTCGAAGCCGCTGCGCTTGAGCACCGCCTTGGCCTTCTCGCGGATGAGCGGGATCCGCATCAGGCTCTCGGTGTAGGCCGCGCTGGCCAGCAGCCCGAGGAAGCGGCGCTCGCCGTCCACCTCGCCGTTCGCGTCGAAGGTCTTGACGCCGACGTAGTCGAGGTACGCCGGGCGGTGCACGGTCGCGCGCGAGTTGGCCTTGGCCAGGACCAGCAGGGTCTTCTCGCGGGCCTTGGCCTTGACCGCGTCGGGCAGCCGGCCGAAGGACTCCGACATCTCCTGGTCCGCGCGCAGGATGCCCAGGCCCGTGCCGGGGACCGCGCGCAGGAACTCGTCGTCGCCGTCGCGCTCGAGGCGGTACTCCTTGTAGCCGAGGAAGGTGAAGTTCTCGGCGGCCAGCCAGGTGAGGAACTCCCCGGCCTGGCGCAGCTCCTCGGGGTCCAGCGGCGGCGGGTCGTCGCGCAGGTCCGCGACCACGGCCTCGACCTGGGCGTGCATCTTGCCCCAGTCCTCGACCGCCTCGCGGACGTCGCGCAGGACCCGCTGGATGTCGTCGACGACCGACGCCGCGTCCTCGCCCTCGGGCAGCCGGTCGATCTCGACGTGCATCCACGACTCGCGGACCGCCTCGCCCTCGGGCTCGAGCGCACCGTCCGGCACCGACCGGACCTCCTGCAGCACCCCGGTGATGTCGCGGACCACGTCGAAGTTGGGGTGGATCACCACGTGCACGTCGCGCAGGTGGCGCGAGAGCTCCATGGTCAGCGAGTCGACCAGGAACGGCATGTCGTCCACGACGACCTCGACCACGGTGTGCCCGCCCGCCGACCACCCGGCGTCGGCCAGCGTCGGGGTCGCGACCTGGACGTTGGCCGTGCCCTGCGGACGGTGCGCGGCCAGCTTGTAGTGGGCCGCGAACGCGCCGTACACGTCCATCTCGGAGCGGTCGGCCAGGTCCTCCGGCGCCACGTGGCGGTAGTAGGCCTGGAGCAGCTCGCCGACCTGGTCGTGCGGCGGCCCACCGGTCCCCTTGCCCGCCTGGGCCACCCTGGTCGCCTGCTCGATCAGCTCGGCCTTGGCCTGCTCGGACGTGGACTGGTGCTGCGTCGCCGTTGACACGCCTCCGAGGTTAGTCCGGTGCGACCGCCTCCGGGACGAGAGGGCGAGGTTGCACCGGGGTGGACACGACCAGGCTGGAGACGGTCTGGCCGAACAGCAGGAAGCGGTCCAGCGTCTCCTCCAGCGCCGCGATGCTCGCGGCGTGCACCTTGAGCAGGAAGCAGTCCTCGCCGGTGATCCGGTGGCACTCCGAGACCTCGGGCAGCCGCTGGGCCAGCTCGGCCACCTTGCTCAGCTGGCCGGCCGTCGGGCGCACCCGGACGTACGCCGCGACCGGCAGGCCCAGCGCGGCCGGGTCCACCTCGAGCCGGAACCCGATCACCCCGTCCTCGGTGAGGCGCTGCACCCGCTCGGTGACGGCCGGCGGCGACATGCCCACCCGGCGGGCCAGCGCGGACATCCCCAGCCGCGGGTCCGCGGCCAGCTCGCGCAGGATCTTCAGGTTGACGTCGTCCACGCGGTTCCGCCTTCTCTTCCGCTCCCGGTGGGCCGTGCGCCTTCATCTTGCCATTCCGACGGCGGCCCGCGCCGTGGATCCTCGTGGCGTGCGCCTGACCCGCCTGCCGCCCACGACGTACTTCCTGACCAGCGCGGTCTTCCACTACCTCGGCCCGTCGCTGGCCGTGCTGCTCTTCGCGCGCGTCGACGTGCTCGGCGTGGCCTGGCTGCGCATCGCCTCCGCCGCCGTGGTCTTCGCCGTGTGGCGCCGGCCCTGGCGGCTGCTGTCGGGCGGGTCGTGGCGGCTGTTCGTCGCCCTCGGTCTGGTCCTGGCCGCGATGAACTCGCTGTTCTACCTCGCCGTCGACCGGCTGCCGCTGTCCACGGTCGGCGCGGTGGAGTTCGTCGGCACCCTCGTGCTGGCCGCGCTCGGCGTGCGCACCCGCCGCAACGTGCTCGCCCTGCTGCTCGCCGTGGCCGGCGTCGCCCTGCTCACCCAGGTGCGCCTGGTGGCCGAGCCGCTCGGCTTCGTGTTCGCCTTCGCCAACGGCGCCGGCTTCGTGCTGTACGTCGTGCTGGCCGACCGGATCGCCAGCCCCGCCGACGGCTCCGACCCGATGGCCGGCATCGACCGCCTCGGTCTGGCCATGCTCGTGGCCGCAGTCGCCGCCACGTCGTTCGGGCTGCTGCCCGCGCTCCCGGCGTTCACCCACCCGCTCTGGCTGCTCTGGGGCATCGGCGTCGGGCTCTGCTCCTCGGTCGTGCCCTACGTGACCGACCAGCTGGCCATGGCCCGGCTGCCGCGCGCGACCTTCGCCCTCATGCTCTCGCTGCTGCCGGCCGCGGCCACCGCGATCGGGTTCGTCGTGCTCGGCCAGGTGCCGACCGGGCGCGATCTCGCCGGGATCGCGCTGGTCGTCGTCGGGCTGGTCGTGCACCGGGAGGCTCAGAGCTCCGAGCGCAGCCCCCAGAGCAGCGGGTAGTAGCGCAGCGGCAGCCGGCTGCGCAGGTACGTCGAGCCGCTGGACCCGCCGGTCCCGGACTTGGAGCCGATCATCCGCTCCACCATCGTCACGTGCCGCGCGCGCCAGTTGGCGGCGAGCTCGTCGTGCTGGAGCAGCGCCTCGCTGACCGCCCACACGTCGGCGTACTGGCTGCGGTCGTGCGCGGCCCGCCGCAGCGACGCGCTGACCTCCTCGTCGGTGCCGGCCGGCAGCCCGCGCTGGCGCAGCACGTCGAGGAACGCGTCCCACAGCGTCGGCTCCTCGAGCCGCCGCCGCAGGCGCGCGTTCTCCTCGTCGGTGATCCCGCGGAAGCGGTCGACGTACGCCGGGTCCTTGGCGCCGGACAGGAACTCCAGCTCGCGGAACTGCACCGACTGGAAGCCGCTGGCCGGCGCCAGCCGCTGGCGGAACTCCAGGAAGTCCTGAGGGGTCATGGTCTCGAGCACGTCGACCTGGTGGACGAGCACCCGCTCGATGACGTGAACCCGCGCGAGCAGGTGTTGGGCCCACCACACGCGCCCCGCGCTCATCGCGTCGCGGGCGGCCACGGCCTCGTGCAGGAGCTGCTTGAACCACAGCTCGTAGACCTGGTGGATGGTGATGAACAGCAGCTCGTCGTGGGCCGGCGGGTCGGACTCGAGGTGCTGGGAGTCCAGCAGCTGCGGCAGCCGCAGGTAGCTGCCGTAGGTCAGCTGCGCCCCCTGCTCGCCGAACGAGACGAACTGCTCCTCGGGCTGCTCCTCGGTCTGCTCCTGCGCCATGGCGCTCAACCTAGCCATGCTCCGCGGTGCCGCAGCCACGGCACCACCGTCGGCGCCGCAGGCTCGCGACTGGCCACCAGCAGCTCGCGCCCCCACCCACGACCCAGGTCGTGGAGGGGGACGAGGCCACCGAGCCGCTCCAGGTCGCGTCCGACCGCTGCGGCCGGGCTGACGGCCGGTTCCGACGGCCGCGCTCTGCCACACTCCCGGCATGGACTTGCGCCACGAGCTGTCGTACGACGCTGCGCCGGCGCGGGTCTTCGCGATGCTGGCCGACCCGGACTTCCGCCGGGCGGCGTGTGCGGCGCAGGACGTGGTCTCCGCCGACGTCGAGCTCGAGCGCGACGGCGAGGGGTTCCGCCTCACCGTGGACCAGGTCCAGCGCACGACCGACCTGCCGTCGTTCGCCCGGACCTTCGCCGGCGAGACGACCCGGGCCGTCCAGCGCGAGGTGTGGCTCGGTCCCGACGCCGGGAGCCTGAGCATCGAGGCGCCCGGCACACCCACCGACGTGACCGGCACCATCCGGCTCGAGCCGTCCGGCACCGGCACGACCGAGGTGGTCGAGCTGAGCCTCAAGGTCAAGGTGCCGCTCCTCGGCGGCCGGTTGGAGAAGCTGCTGGCCGAGCGGATCCGCGCGGGGATGGACGCCGAGCACGCCGTCGGCACCGCCTGGCTCGAGCAGCCCTGACGTGAGGCTCACGGTGCTGGCGCTGGCCACGGCCCTGGCGGCGGCCGCGCTGAGCGGCTGCGGCGGCGACGACCCGGAGCCGCGCTTCACCGGCGTCGCGTCCGCAACCCCGACACCCACGCCCACCTCCACGTCGAGCGCGGCTGCGAGACCGACGCCGTCCCCGACGAGGCCCCCCGAGCTCCCGGGGCAGCCCGAGCTGGGCCACGACCCCGCGGCGCGCCGGGAGCTGCGCCGGGCCGTGCTGGCCCTGCTGCGCAGCGGCTCGGCGACGTACCGCCTGGACGCAGGGACGACCGGGGCCGGGTTGCAGGAGCGCGGGTCGTTCCGCCTCGACCCGCGGGCCTTCGAGATCCGCCGCTACCTGTCGACCGGGGACGGCACCTACACGTTCGACTTCCGGGCGGTCGGCGCGTCGGCGTGGATGCGCGCGATCGACTCGCCCGACACCGACGGCCCGTGGCCGTGCTGGGTCGACGTCGCCGACCTGGCCGCGGGCGCGCCGAGCGGGCTGCAGCAGCTGCTCACCTCCGACGTCGCCACGACCCAGCCGCCCAACGCGGTCATCGCGGCGTCGTACGGCGTGGGCCGGGAGTACACCGACCTCGAGCAGCTCGGCACCATCCTCGGCACCCTGGACCTGGTGACCGCGGTGTCCCTGCTCGGCTCGCAGGCCGTGCGGGAGCTCGGCCTGCCGCCCGACTCGCGGGCCACGGTCCCGGCGTACTTCGACGTCCGCGACGGGGTGCTGCGGGGCTACTCGGTGTCGTTCCGCTCGCTCTACCTCGCCCTGGAGGCCGAGGGCATCGAGGTGCCGGTCGACACCGGTGAGCTCATCCCCGGCACCGTCGAGGTGACCTTCGCCGACCAGGGCCGCCCGGTCCGGGTCCCGGCTCCGCCGCCCGCCGAGGTCGTGGACATCGCGCCCGGCCCAGGTGGCTTCGGCGCCGAGATGGACGCCTGCGGCGCCTGAGCGACGGGCATCCGCGATGATGCGACCACGGGGCCGCGCGGCGCGGCCGGACGGGGAGGAGCACCAAGATGGCGACCACGCTGACCTGCGAGCTGACCTACGACGCACCACTGACCGACGTCGGCGAGATGCTCATGGACCCGGCGTTCCGCGAGCGCGTCTGCGACGCCCAGGGCGCGACCCGGCGCACGGTGAGCGTCGGCCCGGACGGCGGTGGCATGAAGGTGGTCATCGACCAGGTCCAAGGCGCCGAGGGCATCCCCGGCTTCGCGCGCAAGTTCGTCGGCGACGAGATCAACCTCGTCCAGACCGAGCGCTGGGACGACGTCGAGAACGGCGTGGTCGAGGTCGTCATCCCCGGCAAGCCCGGCCAGATGGGCGGCACCATCACCCTGCGCGAGGCGGGCGGCACCACGACCGAGACCGTCGTCATGGAGATCAAGGTCGGCATCCCGCTCGTCGGCGGCAAGATCGAGTCGCTCATCGCCGACCTGCTGCGCAAGGCGCTGCGGGCCGAGAACGCCGTCGGGCGCCAGCACCTGGCCGGCTGAGCGGGCGTGGGACGTCCCCCTGCGCCGCCGCACCCTCGACCGGCGCGCGCTGCTGGTGCTGACGGGCGGCGTCGTCGTGGCCACCGCCGTGCTCACCGGCCTGCTGCTGTGGCTCGAGCACACCGCCGCACTCGCGGCGTCGCTCGGCTTCCTCGTCCTGTGGGCGGTCCTGGCCGGCGCCTACGTCCTCGCGTGGCTCCGGATGCGCGCGGTCGCCTCGCCCCTCGGCCTGCACGGCGACGGCGTCGTCTCCCGCAGCCCGTACGGCGAGCTGGTGGTGCCCTGGGAGTCCGTCGAGTCCGCACGGGTCGAGGGCCCGCTGCTGCGCATCCGGATCCGTCCCGGCGCGCCGGTCGACCACACCCGGCTGCGCCCGGCGGCGTGGCCGGTCGTGGAGGCGAACGGGATCCGGATCACGCTGGCCGCGCTCGACGTACCCCTGGAGGAGCTGCGGCAGGCGTTCACGGTCCAGTCCTCCGGGCGGGTGCAGGTGGCCTGAGCGGCGGGTACTCGCCCCTCGTGACGACACGGGTGACCCGGGAGCTGACCTACGACGCCCCGGCGGCCGAGGTGCACCGGATGCTGACCACCGCGTCCTTCCGGCAAGAGGTGTGCGACCGGCTCCGCGTGGTGTCGGCGACGGTGTCGGTGCACCACGACGCCGTGGCCACCGAGGTCGTCATCGACCAGGTCCAGCGCGCCGACGGGCTGCCATCCATCGCGACGAAGCTGCTCGGCGACACCGTCCACGTCGTCCAGCGCGAGCGCTGGACCACGCCGACCCGCGCCGACGTCGAGGTGAGCGTGCCCGGCCGGCCCGGCGAGATGCGCGGGACGGTGCGGCTCGAGGAGCGCGGGGTGGTCACGGTCGAGGTCGTCGAGCTGGACGTCCGGGTCCGCGTGCCGCTGGCGGGCGGGCGGCTCGAGGCGCTGGTGGCCGACCTGCTCGACCGCGCGCTCGACGTCGAGCACACGACCGGCCAGAACTACCTGTCGCCCTGAGGGTCCGCGGCCTCGCGGGCGTCCGCGGCGTCGTCGTCCTCCTCGTGGCGCCGGCGGGTGGCGATCACCAGGCCGAGCACCACGAACGGACCGAAGGCCAGCACGAGGGTGAGCACCTTCTCGACCGGGTGCAGCGCGCCGAGGTGCAGCGCGACCAGGTCCGGGCTCATGCCGGCCAGTCTCGCACCCGCCTCACCCCATGTAGGGGTAGCGGTAGTCGGTCGGCGGGACCAGCGTCTCCTTGATCGAGCGCGGCGAGGTCCAGCGCAGCAGGTTGACCGCGGCACCGGCCTTGTCGTTGGTGCCCGAGGCCCGGCCACCGCCGAACGGCTGCTGCCCCACGACGGCCCCGGTCGGCTTGTCGTTGATGTAGAAGTTGCCGGCCGCGAAGCGCAGCTCCTGCTGGGCCCACGCCACCGCGCGCCGGTCGCGCGCGATGATCGAGCCGGTCAGCGCGTACGGCGCGATCGACTCGAGCTGGCGACCCACGGTCTCGAAGTCGGCGTCGTCGAAGACGTGCACGACGAGGATCGGCCCGAAGTACTCCGTGGAGAACATCTCGTCGGTCGGGTCACCG
This genomic window from Nocardioides anomalus contains:
- a CDS encoding Lrp/AsnC family transcriptional regulator, with the protein product MDDVNLKILRELAADPRLGMSALARRVGMSPPAVTERVQRLTEDGVIGFRLEVDPAALGLPVAAYVRVRPTAGQLSKVAELAQRLPEVSECHRITGEDCFLLKVHAASIAALEETLDRFLLFGQTVSSLVVSTPVQPRPLVPEAVAPD
- a CDS encoding EamA family transporter — encoded protein: MRLTRLPPTTYFLTSAVFHYLGPSLAVLLFARVDVLGVAWLRIASAAVVFAVWRRPWRLLSGGSWRLFVALGLVLAAMNSLFYLAVDRLPLSTVGAVEFVGTLVLAALGVRTRRNVLALLLAVAGVALLTQVRLVAEPLGFVFAFANGAGFVLYVVLADRIASPADGSDPMAGIDRLGLAMLVAAVAATSFGLLPALPAFTHPLWLLWGIGVGLCSSVVPYVTDQLAMARLPRATFALMLSLLPAAATAIGFVVLGQVPTGRDLAGIALVVVGLVVHREAQSSERSPQSSG
- a CDS encoding tryptophan 2,3-dioxygenase family protein codes for the protein MAQEQTEEQPEEQFVSFGEQGAQLTYGSYLRLPQLLDSQHLESDPPAHDELLFITIHQVYELWFKQLLHEAVAARDAMSAGRVWWAQHLLARVHVIERVLVHQVDVLETMTPQDFLEFRQRLAPASGFQSVQFRELEFLSGAKDPAYVDRFRGITDEENARLRRRLEEPTLWDAFLDVLRQRGLPAGTDEEVSASLRRAAHDRSQYADVWAVSEALLQHDELAANWRARHVTMVERMIGSKSGTGGSSGSTYLRSRLPLRYYPLLWGLRSEL
- a CDS encoding DUF2505 domain-containing protein, translating into MDLRHELSYDAAPARVFAMLADPDFRRAACAAQDVVSADVELERDGEGFRLTVDQVQRTTDLPSFARTFAGETTRAVQREVWLGPDAGSLSIEAPGTPTDVTGTIRLEPSGTGTTEVVELSLKVKVPLLGGRLEKLLAERIRAGMDAEHAVGTAWLEQP
- a CDS encoding DUF2505 domain-containing protein gives rise to the protein MATTLTCELTYDAPLTDVGEMLMDPAFRERVCDAQGATRRTVSVGPDGGGMKVVIDQVQGAEGIPGFARKFVGDEINLVQTERWDDVENGVVEVVIPGKPGQMGGTITLREAGGTTTETVVMEIKVGIPLVGGKIESLIADLLRKALRAENAVGRQHLAG
- a CDS encoding DUF2505 domain-containing protein, producing the protein MTTRVTRELTYDAPAAEVHRMLTTASFRQEVCDRLRVVSATVSVHHDAVATEVVIDQVQRADGLPSIATKLLGDTVHVVQRERWTTPTRADVEVSVPGRPGEMRGTVRLEERGVVTVEVVELDVRVRVPLAGGRLEALVADLLDRALDVEHTTGQNYLSP